From one Streptococcus pneumoniae genomic stretch:
- the nagA gene encoding N-acetylglucosamine-6-phosphate deacetylase: MPKYIKADQFFYPQGIRKGGYLEIVDGKFGKYVTEVAADAIIEDYTGYSIAPGLVDTHIHGFGGVDVMDNNIEGTLHTMSEGLLSTGVTSFLPTTLTSSYELLLAVTENIGARYQEATGAKIRGLYFEGPYFTEKFKGAQNPSYMKDPSLEEFRTWQEASNGLLNKIALAPEREGVEDFVRTITDEGVTVALGHSDATFDEAKRAVEAGASVWVHAYNGMRGLTHRELGMVGAMYELPHTVAELICDGHHVEPKACDILIKQKGHENIALITDCMTAGGLSDGDYMLGEFPVIVENGTARLKSSGSLAGSILKLKDGLKNVVEWGIANPHQAVMMASLIPAKSVHIDDVCGQIKEGYDADFIVLDKDLELVATYLDGEKRYQA; this comes from the coding sequence ATGCCTAAATATATCAAAGCAGATCAGTTTTTCTATCCTCAAGGGATTCGCAAGGGAGGATACTTAGAGATTGTCGATGGAAAATTTGGAAAATATGTAACAGAAGTGGCAGCTGATGCTATTATAGAAGACTATACAGGTTATAGTATTGCACCAGGACTTGTTGATACTCATATCCATGGATTCGGCGGCGTGGATGTCATGGATAATAACATTGAAGGAACTCTTCACACGATGAGTGAGGGGTTATTAAGTACAGGGGTGACGAGCTTTTTGCCAACGACCTTGACTTCTTCTTATGAGCTATTGCTAGCTGTAACAGAAAATATTGGAGCTAGATACCAAGAAGCGACAGGTGCTAAGATTCGAGGGTTATACTTTGAAGGACCGTACTTTACAGAGAAATTTAAAGGAGCACAAAACCCTTCTTACATGAAAGACCCAAGTTTGGAAGAATTTCGTACTTGGCAAGAGGCTTCAAACGGTTTGCTCAATAAAATCGCCCTAGCGCCTGAGCGTGAGGGGGTAGAAGACTTTGTCCGTACAATTACAGATGAGGGTGTGACCGTTGCTTTGGGGCATTCTGATGCTACGTTTGATGAGGCAAAACGTGCAGTCGAAGCAGGAGCAAGTGTCTGGGTGCATGCCTATAATGGCATGCGTGGCTTGACTCACCGTGAATTAGGCATGGTAGGTGCCATGTATGAATTGCCCCATACCGTTGCAGAGTTGATCTGTGATGGTCATCATGTGGAGCCAAAGGCTTGTGATATCCTTATCAAGCAAAAAGGACATGAAAATATCGCTCTTATCACCGACTGTATGACAGCTGGAGGCTTGAGTGATGGAGATTACATGCTCGGTGAATTCCCTGTAATTGTGGAAAACGGCACTGCTCGTTTGAAGTCAAGTGGTAGCCTAGCTGGCTCAATCTTAAAATTAAAAGATGGTCTTAAAAATGTGGTAGAATGGGGTATTGCAAATCCTCATCAAGCAGTGATGATGGCGAGCCTTATTCCAGCCAAATCTGTGCATATTGATGACGTTTGCGGTCAGATCAAAGAAGGTTATGATGCGGATTTCATTGTCCTTGATAAAGATTTAGAGTTGGTGGCGACTTACCTTGACGGTGAAAAACGTTACCAAGCATAG
- a CDS encoding gamma-glutamyl-gamma-aminobutyrate hydrolase family protein, giving the protein MKKVVVGITGNEKEMPPLSGLTYVAVAKELAEGVREAGGLPLVIPIASPCVAKDYVAMIDKLILSGGQHVSPHLYGEEREAESEDYSLARDRFELALIEEALKQKKPIFAVCRGMQLVNVALGGSLKQDVKDHWQKEMEGTSHPVEIEPQSRVSQLFGKGSLINSFHHQSIKDLAPDLVATAHDPRDGTIEAVEGRGVAILGIQWHPEFLRRKSKSNQALFEYFVHQL; this is encoded by the coding sequence ATGAAAAAAGTGGTTGTTGGAATTACAGGAAATGAAAAGGAAATGCCACCTCTGTCTGGCTTGACCTATGTCGCTGTGGCAAAAGAATTAGCAGAAGGAGTGAGAGAAGCAGGTGGCTTGCCGCTTGTGATTCCTATTGCTAGTCCTTGTGTCGCTAAGGACTATGTTGCAATGATTGACAAATTGATTCTCTCAGGTGGTCAGCATGTCAGCCCTCATTTGTATGGAGAAGAAAGAGAAGCAGAAAGCGAGGATTATTCTCTAGCGCGTGATCGGTTTGAGTTGGCATTGATTGAGGAGGCTTTAAAGCAGAAGAAACCGATTTTTGCGGTGTGTAGAGGGATGCAGCTGGTCAATGTAGCTCTTGGAGGTAGTTTAAAGCAGGATGTGAAAGACCATTGGCAAAAAGAGATGGAAGGAACTTCTCACCCCGTGGAGATTGAGCCTCAGAGTCGTGTAAGTCAGTTGTTTGGCAAAGGCAGTTTGATCAACTCATTTCACCATCAAAGTATCAAAGACTTGGCGCCTGACTTGGTCGCAACGGCTCATGATCCGAGAGATGGCACGATTGAAGCCGTGGAAGGGCGTGGAGTAGCTATTTTGGGGATTCAGTGGCATCCGGAGTTTCTGCGCCGAAAGAGTAAGAGTAATCAAGCCTTATTTGAGTATTTTGTCCATCAGCTATAA